The region TGAATGAAGCAATCGAATCTCTGAACAAGAAGAGTGGAGTCAGGGTTCTGGTGGTAACCTCTGAAGGTGAAAAGGCGTTCTCGGCAGGAGTGGACGTCGCGGAACACACCAAAGACAAAGTCAAAGAGATGGTGGACATCTTCAATCAATTCTTTTTCCTCCTGGAGGATGTGGACGGAGTAACGATTGCTGCTGTCAAAGGAGCGGCGCTTGGCGGGGGCTGCGAGGTAGCCATGGCCTGTGACCTTATCTTCGCAGCAGATAATCTGAAGATAGGACAGCCAGAAATCAAGCTGGCGGTGATTGCGCCTATTGCATGCGCATACCTCCCGAGGTTGATAGGACTCAGCAAGACCAACGAACTTTTGCTCTCAGGCGACCTCATAGGAGCAGAAGAAGCCTTGAGGATAGGACTGATC is a window of candidate division TA06 bacterium DNA encoding:
- a CDS encoding enoyl-CoA hydratase/isomerase family protein encodes the protein MPERSFQNISLDLRDSVATLTLNRPPLNILNIQTLQEMNEAIESLNKKSGVRVLVVTSEGEKAFSAGVDVAEHTKDKVKEMVDIFNQFFFLLEDVDGVTIAAVKGAALGGGCEVAMACDLIFAADNLKIGQPEIKLAVIAPIACAYLPRLIGLSKTNELLLSGDLIGAEEALRIGLINKVVSLDSFEQELQSFVKRFSSNSLVGIKHTKKSIRLGLKDSYPQSLEKIGQLYLRELMDTKDANEGLSAFLEKRKPSFKDI